The Silvibacterium dinghuense DNA window TCAGCCCGGTCGACAGCTCCTCGGGCAGCATGGAGAAGTTCTTCACTCCCGTGTAGAGAGTGACCGTCTCGTGCTCCGCGTAACGATCGATCGCCGAGCCCCTCGGCACATACGCATCCACATCGGCGATGCCAATGCGCACCCGCATGCGGCCATCGGGCAGAATATCCGCGTATTCGATCTGGTCGAGATCGCGCGAAGTATCGTTGTCGATCGAGGACCAGAGCAGGCCACGCAAATCTTCCGCCCGCGCATTCAAAGGCGCAGGCTGCGTGAGGATCTGTTTCACCTCTGCCTTCACCTCGGCCGGGAACTCCGGCCAGAATCCCTGCTCTGCTACCGCCTGCTTTGCTGCCGCCACCAGGTCAAACCGCGCGCCCGTATGCATACGCCTTCACCCTAGCACGCGACCGGCATAGAGCGCATCCTGCGGCCGGCAAACCCCGTGCCGCTCATGATGCGGCACGGTCCAGCGCATGCAGGCTGGTCTGCGCCGCATCCGCCACGGCAGCATCCTCGCATGCGGCGGTGAGCGCCTGCCGCACGACCGCGATATCCATTCTCCGTCGCAATGCGGCCAGCTCCCCCAGGCACACCGCGGCGGCCCTGCGCACCGGCGGATGCGGCGAGGCCAACGCAGCCAGGCATGCATCCTGCGCCTGTTTCCAGTCCTCGCCACCCTGCACCGCAGAGGCCAAGGCGCGGGCGATCATCGCCGACTTCACGCCGTCGAGATCCTCGCCCTTTAATTCACTCAGAAGCTCGCGCAAGGGAATCCCTTCGAGCGCACTCCATGGTTTTCTGCCGGACATATTTCCTCTCTTTTCCCGCCTGCAGATCAGGCCGGGTGCTGAGACTTCAGATTCTGAAGCAGAGCGTCGATCTGCTCCTCGCGCTCGAGAGCGGCAAAGCGGTCTTCGAGCGAATCACCGCCGGCGAGCTCGCCATGCGCGGCGTTCTCCGCCTCCGCACCGACAATGCGCGTCCTCATCTTCGCCAGGCTCGCTTCATGCTGCACAGGATCGGCCTTGTGTTGTGCCTGCTGGGCACGTCCCACGACCTTCGCCCGCCGGTGCTGCGCAATCAGGATTTCACAGCGCGAGCGCGTCTCGGCCAGCTTCTGTTCGAGCTTGCGCAGCGCGGCTTTCAACGCTTCCGCCTCGGCCTTCTGGTCTTCGAGCTGCTCGGCGAATCCCTTCGCCATCTGCTCGCTGCTCAATACGCGCTCGAGGGCCGCACGCGCCAGGTCGTCGGCATCCTTCTTCACCGCAAGCTCGGCCTTGCGCTTCCACTCCTCGGCTGCGGATTCATGCTCCTTGCGCTTCTTGTCGAGGACATGCAGATCGGCAATCGCAATCGCCACCTGCGTCTTCACCTGCATCAGCTGGTTCTCCATATCGAGAACAAGCTGCTTCATCAGCTTCTCCGGGTCCTCAGCCTTATCCACCAGGTCGTTCAGGTTTGCCCGCAACAGTGTCGCTACCCTCTCCAGCAGTGCCATATCGTCCTCCTTGTTCCCTTGTGCAGAAACAGGCGGAGCTCTGCGCTCCGCCCGCATTGCCATTACTTCGCTTCCGGCGACGATCCAGTGCCGTTCGCGCGCGGCTTCATGGCCGTCACATTCGACATCAGCTCGCGCATGTCCATGCCCGAGAGCGCCTCGAAGAGCGCCGGCACCTGCGCGGCAATCTTCGTGAAGTCGCCGGTGAGCTTGTTCACGCCCGTCGCGCCATCGTTGCCGGTCGAAACGATCGTGACCTTGTCGACCTTCGAGAGCGGCTCAGCCATGGCACGCACCACATCGGCCATGTTGGTGATGATGCGATCGACCACCGCGGCCTGGTTCCACTCCTGGTAGGCTTCGGCCTTCACATTCATGGCCTTCGCCTCGGCCTCACCCTTCTGGAAGATGACGGCTGCTTCGGCCTCACCCTGCAGACGGATCGCCGACGCACGGCCTTCGGCTTCGGTTGCAAGCCGCATCTTCTCCGCCGCAGCCAGCGCTTCGATCCGCTGACGCTCGATTTCCGCCTGCTTCAGCACGGTCGAGATGAGCTCCTTCTCGTGGCGCAGGATTTCCGCTTCCTGCACCTTGATCTGCTGCTCCTTCTCCACCTGCTGCACCTTCACCTGCTCCGCGGTGACCTGCTGCTGCATGATGTTGGTCTGGATCTCGTAGGCTTTGTCGGCCTGCGCCTGCTGGCGGCGGCTCTGCTCCTCGTACTGCGCCTTCTGGATGTCGAGATCGCGCTGCGCTTCGGCCTGCCGCGCGAGCGATGCCGTTTCTGCAATCACGCGCTCCTGGTCGGCCGCGGCCTTCGCCACCGCCGATTCCCGCAGCGCGTTCGCACGACGGATCGCCGTGTCACGCTCAGCTTCGGCTGCAGCTACATCCGCATCGCGACGGATGCGCACGATATCCGGCCGGCCCATGTTAGTGATGTATTCGTTCTTATCGCGCACCTCCTTGATGGTGAACGATACGACCTCGAGACCCATCTTGCTCAGATCGTCGGAGCAGGTGGAGCGCATGCGATCGGCGACCATCTCCGGCTCCTTCACGATCTGCTCGACCGTGAGCTGACCGATGATGCCGCGCAGATGGCCTTCCATCACCAGGCGAATCAAGCCTTCGCGCTGCGGCGGGGTCTTGGTGAGAAACTGCTCGGCTGCCGTCAGGATCGATTCCTGGTCACTGCGGACTTTAATCTGCGCGACCGCTTCGACCGTCACCGCAACACCCTGCTTCGTATAAAGATCCTGCTGCGGCGCCACATCGAAGCCCATCAGCTCGAGAGAGAGCTCGCGGCAGTTCTGCACCATCGGAAAGATCACCGTGCCATGGCCCTTGATCACACGCGTGCCGCCAAAGCCATAGACAATCAGCGCTTCGTTCGGACCGGCTTTGCGAAACATCTTCGCCATCAGACCCATCAGCACAATTACCGCCAGCAGGCACAACCCAACAATCACTACGACTGTATTCGTCATAACGGCCTCCTGATCCTTTCCATCAGGAACACAACAAATTCGGTTGATACTTCGACTTCAAACCATGAACAAGACCACTTCTTCGGCAGCATGCGATCGAGCGGCTATGCTTTACCCTCTATCTCCCTGCAACTCATCCCACCGCCGCACCCAGGCGATGCCCTGCTCATAGCGCATCACCACTACTTCTGTTTCGCGCGGAACCGCTTGCCCATCCTCACTGCGGGCTACGGCGAAGCGCCGCACACCGTTTTGTGAGTACTGAATCTCACCCGTGCCACGCTCATGCACGGTGGCGGTCACCTTCGCCAGCACGCCCACGATGTCGGTATCCGCCGCCGTCAGTTCGCGCTCATGCGGCAGCAACACCTTCACCAGGAACCAGAACAGCACTGCTCCACCGGCAAGCCCGGCCACACTCGAAGCTCCGAGCACAATCGGGGTCAGCAGGCCTGCAAAGCGATGCAGCAGGTAACCGCAGCCCCCGAACCAGCAGAGGAAGCCCGCGATGGTGAAGCCGTTGATCGGACTCACGCCGTGACCGCTGCCCTGCGCGTGCGCGGCATGAAAGTGCACATGCCCGAAGTGCAGGTGAGAAAACATCCCCAGGCACGAAAGCACCGTGAACGACAGCCCCAGCGCAAAACAGACCAGGTAAAACGCCTCCCACGGAAATACCCCGTTCATACTCCGGACTCCTTTCCTGTCCGCTTCTTCCTGACCCCCTCCGGCTTCGCCGGCCGTAGCACCTCCAGCAGCCGCTCCACCAGTCCTGGCGCCTCGATCACCGCCTCCATCAGCAGCAGGCAGTCACGCGTGTTCTCGTGCCTGGCCAGTGTCAGCAGCGCCTGGCGCAGCGCGGCGTCCTTGCGAAAGCGCTCCGCGCCGCCGACCAGCCACAGATCCAGCTTGTCTTCGAGCGTCCGCGCATCGCTCATCAGCTCCGCGTGGTAGCCCTCCGGATCGTCGACCAGGTATCCCGGATGCACTTTGAAGAACCTGGCAAGAAGCTGGCGCGTGGCGTTGGTCAGGTGCGGCCTCGCCCCACTCTCGATCTGCGAAAGGTAGCTCTGGCTCAGCGTTCCGCCCACTTCGGCCTTGATCGCCTTCACCAGCTCCTGCTGCGTCATGGCGCGCTCCATGCCGCGCAAGTTGCCTTCCACCTCACGCAGATAGCGGATTTTTTCGCCCAGCTTCATTGCGTCCTGCTCTCCTTCGTTCACGGCGGCTCTGGTTCGAAACTGCCGTGATTTGCTTCTTTGCAGCGGATTGCTATATCGCAATCCGCAATAACTTTATCGCTGATTGCAATTTTCGCAAGAAAACCTTGGTAACCATTCCATTCCCGCCCGCAAGCGCCCGGAAATCTTTCTCTTGCGATCCGGATATTTCTTCATTATTTTTGAAGAAATGAACGACCAGACCTCGCTCGGCGAACTCGAACTGCTCATCCTGCTGGCACTGGTCCAGCTCGGCGACCGGGCTTACGGCGTCCCCATCGCCCGCGAGCTTGCTCTCTATCGCGGCCGCGAGGTTGCGCTGGGCAGCATCTATGCCGTGCTCACGCGCCTCGAGGAGCGCGGCCTGGTGCTTTCCATGCTGGGCGATCCCACGCCGGAACGCGGCGGACGCGCCAAGCGCTACTTCGAGCTCACACGCGAAGGGCTGCGGGAACTTCACCGCACCCGGCGGGTTCTAACCGAGCTATGGCGTAAGCTTCCGGCACTCGATCCGGCTCCGGCACTCGACCGGTAAAGGAGAA harbors:
- a CDS encoding PadR family transcriptional regulator, which translates into the protein MNDQTSLGELELLILLALVQLGDRAYGVPIARELALYRGREVALGSIYAVLTRLEERGLVLSMLGDPTPERGGRAKRYFELTREGLRELHRTRRVLTELWRKLPALDPAPALDR
- a CDS encoding flotillin family protein — protein: MTNTVVVIVGLCLLAVIVLMGLMAKMFRKAGPNEALIVYGFGGTRVIKGHGTVIFPMVQNCRELSLELMGFDVAPQQDLYTKQGVAVTVEAVAQIKVRSDQESILTAAEQFLTKTPPQREGLIRLVMEGHLRGIIGQLTVEQIVKEPEMVADRMRSTCSDDLSKMGLEVVSFTIKEVRDKNEYITNMGRPDIVRIRRDADVAAAEAERDTAIRRANALRESAVAKAAADQERVIAETASLARQAEAQRDLDIQKAQYEEQSRRQQAQADKAYEIQTNIMQQQVTAEQVKVQQVEKEQQIKVQEAEILRHEKELISTVLKQAEIERQRIEALAAAEKMRLATEAEGRASAIRLQGEAEAAVIFQKGEAEAKAMNVKAEAYQEWNQAAVVDRIITNMADVVRAMAEPLSKVDKVTIVSTGNDGATGVNKLTGDFTKIAAQVPALFEALSGMDMRELMSNVTAMKPRANGTGSSPEAK
- a CDS encoding PspA/IM30 family protein — protein: MALLERVATLLRANLNDLVDKAEDPEKLMKQLVLDMENQLMQVKTQVAIAIADLHVLDKKRKEHESAAEEWKRKAELAVKKDADDLARAALERVLSSEQMAKGFAEQLEDQKAEAEALKAALRKLEQKLAETRSRCEILIAQHRRAKVVGRAQQAQHKADPVQHEASLAKMRTRIVGAEAENAAHGELAGGDSLEDRFAALEREEQIDALLQNLKSQHPA
- a CDS encoding helix-turn-helix domain-containing protein — translated: MKLGEKIRYLREVEGNLRGMERAMTQQELVKAIKAEVGGTLSQSYLSQIESGARPHLTNATRQLLARFFKVHPGYLVDDPEGYHAELMSDARTLEDKLDLWLVGGAERFRKDAALRQALLTLARHENTRDCLLLMEAVIEAPGLVERLLEVLRPAKPEGVRKKRTGKESGV